A region of Panicum virgatum strain AP13 chromosome 8N, P.virgatum_v5, whole genome shotgun sequence DNA encodes the following proteins:
- the LOC120684897 gene encoding uncharacterized protein LOC120684897: MGDDSNKFVTKEEFQDAVDKMIAKMGEIGNKIDNEVTSIKLEQGCFSSSLNNIQTQVLEKKGAFSSDGSSGSESPAPVHKLRFTKYEGSEDPLGWLHKAEQFFCSQGTPEDQKVWMASFYMEGATQQWYYRLEKNGGGAPTWDKFVEGVNKRFGPPVRSNPLGELTHLRRTGSVDEYQDQFLKLLTRCDGITERQQIDIFTAGLGNPMRIDVEMQKPESFEDAMALARAYERRPAIDDNTSGALVPARTTSRPAGRVTPPSPKTPLAASSSSGTLPATPGAPVKAPPRSARFTRLTPEEMAQRRLEGRCFNCPEKFTPGHHKECSFRGIYMLEIDEDDGVEDEGEPQISLFAMTGSKAGGTIQLATTIANTTMPALVDSGSTNCFISTATAARLGLTPSPCPGMTVGVANGDRVPTSGICMATLIRIGNELFSLDIYVIPLEGYELVLGCQWLRTLGPIVWDFDLKTMSFWRVDHHVKWFGVGTDKTHCSSLIAAHDLLKLLLEEFSDIFAGPTGLPPQRHFDHRIHLLPETEPVVVRPYRYPQLLKDEIERQVADMLRLGVIRASTSAFSSPVLLVHKKDGTWHFCVDYRALNSKTVRDVFPIPVVDELLDELRGARFFTKLDLRSGYHQVRMHPDDIAKTAFRAHHGHFEFLVMPFGLTNAPSTFQSLMNEVLRPFLRRSVLVFFDDILIYSKTWSEDLQHVRAVLQVLRDNSLFLKKSKCIFAEEKVHYLGHVISVAGVAMDESKVDAVQAWPVPKTLRALRGFLGLTGYYREFIANYGVIAAPLTALMKKEAFRWSPNATEAFNALKMALTTTPVLQLPDFSQEFVVDCDASGTGFGSVLHQSQGPIAFFSRTVAPQHRKLAAYERELIGLVQAVRHWRPYLWTREFTIRTDHCSLKYLLDQRLSTIPQHTWVSKLFGYVFKVEYRPGKQNRAANALSRRDEVSMSHALSLSQPEFELFEEFRAEAATLPEIEAKRHEIADGTTGAAGPWLMILSCIVGGFLFHLPLISGCSSWKLLMALATKVCRRPCIVFGLRSIIQVLLNWFVNMFRAARYVKEVKLSIYILLVCYIHLMSLQPYGVTLPWILWKDYMKTTYDKAHREVEFAVGEWAWLRLHNRHAAGITSGGNQKLAPRYYGPFQVLERVGNVAYRLKLPPKARIHDVFHVVFLKKHNGAPPVEIMPLPAIAHGWALPTPAAVSHAKPNGHSWDILVQWVGRGPAEATWEALESFKERYPDFQLEDKLFSQEGGSVMDKFFGAKFRRRSKDKSPGSV, from the exons ATGGGCGACGACAGCAACAAGTTCGTCACCAAGGAGGAGTTTCAGGATGCCGTCGACAAGATGATCGCCAAGATGGGCGAAATTGGCAACAAGATCGACAATGAAGTCACCTCCATCAAGTTGGAACAGGGGTGTTTCTCGAGCTCCCTGAACAACATCCAGACGCAGGTGCTGGAGAAGAAGGGTGCGTTCTCCTCTGACGGGTCCTCTGGTTCCGAAAGTCCTGCTCCTGTCCACAAGCTCAGATTTACCAAGTACGAGGGCTCTGAAGACCCGCTGGGTTGGCTCCACAAGGCGGAGCAATTCTTCTGCTCCCAGGGCACCCCAGAGGATCAGAAAGTCTGGATGGCATCCTTCTACATGGAAGGAGCTACCCAGCAATGGTATTACCGGCTCGAGAAGAACGGCGGTGGCGCTCCGACATGGGACAAATTCGTCGAAGGCGTGAACAAGCGTTTCGGGCCCCCCGTCCGCAGTAATCCTCTCGGCGAATTGACGCATCTCCGACGAACGGGATCCGTGGATGAATATCAGGATCAATTTCTCAAATTGCTCACCAGATGCGACGGAATCACAGAGCGGCAGCAAATTGACATATTCACGGCGGGCCTTGGCAATCCGATGCGCATCGATGTGGAGATGCAGAAGCCCGAGTCATTCGAGGATGCCATGGCTTTAGCGCGGGCGTACGAGCGACGACCGGCCATCGACGACAACACCTCGGGCGCCCTTGTCCCGGCCCGCACCACGTCGCGCCCAGCGGGACGCGTCACGCCGCCATCACCCAAGACACCGCTTGCTGCGTCCTCAAGCAGCGGCACATTGCCGGCAACGCCGGGCGCCCCTGTCAAAGCCCCGCCCCGTAGTGCTCGATTCACGCGCTTGACGCCTGAGGAGATGGCGCAACGTCGTTTGGAGGGGCGGTGCTTCAATTGCCCAGAAAAATTCACTCCAGGGCATCATAAAGAGTGTTCCTTCCGCGGCATCTACATGCTGGAAATTGACGAAGACGATGGTGTCGAGGATGAAGGGGAACCGCAGATATCCCTCTTCGCCATGACCGGGAGCAAGGCAGGCGGTACCATACAGTTGGCCACAACCATCGCCAATACTACCATGCCGGCGCTAGTCGACTCAGGATCGACCAACTGCTTCATCTCAACGGCGACAGCAGCCCGTCTTGGGCTTACTCCATCACCCTGTCCAGGCATGACAGTCGGTGTCGCGAACGGCGACCGCGTCCCCACCTCCGGCATCTGCATGGCGACACTAATCAGGATCGGCAATGAGCTTTTCTCCTTGGACATTTATGTCatcccattggaggggtatgaGCTCGTCCTTGGCTGCCAGTGGTTGCGTACACTTGGGCCAATTGTCTGGGACTTCGACctcaagaccatgtccttctgGCGCGTCGATCATCACGTGAAGTGGTTCGGTGTGGGCACTGACAAGACACACTGCTCGTCCCTGATCGCCGCCCATGATCTTCTCAAGCTGTTGCTGGAAGAATTCAGCGACATATTTGCTGGACCCACCGGCCTTCCGCCTCAGCGCCACTTCGACCACCGTATTCATTTGCTGCCGGAGACAGAACCGGTGGTTGTTAGGCCTTACAGATACCCCCAGCTTCTCAAGGATGAAATTGAGCGCCAAGTGGCAGATATGTTGCGCTTAGGTGTTATCCGGGCCAGCACTTCAGCATTCTCTTCTCCGGTGCTGCTGGTTCACAAGAAGGACGGCACATGGCATTTCTGCGTCGACTACAGAGCGCTGAATTCCAAGACGGTGCGTGATGTCTTTCCCATCCCCGTCGTCGATGAGTTGCTGGATGAGCTTCGGGGCGCCCGCTTCTTCACCAAGTTGGACCTGCGGAGTGGCTATCATCAGGTGCGGATGCACCCGGATGACATAGCCAAGACGGCTTTCCGGGCGCACCACGGCCACTTTGAATTCCTTGTCATGCCCTTCGGCTTGACGAACGCACCGTCGACCTTCCAATCCTTGATGAATGAGGTTCTTCGCCCTTTTCTCCGCCGCTCAGTCCTTGTTTTCTTTGACGACATCTTAATCTACAGCAAGACATGGTCGGAGGATCTCCAACACGTTCGTGCAGTCCTACAAGTACTACGAGACAATTCTCTTTTTTTGAAGAAGTCCAAGTGCATTTTTGCTGAGGAGAAGGTGCATTACCTGGGCCATGTTATTTCTGTTGCTGGTGTCGCTATGGATGAGTCTAAAGTTGATGCAGTACAAGCATGGCCAGTACCCAAAACCCTTCGGGCATTACGTGGATTTTTGGGGTTGACGGGATACTATCGCGAATTCATTGCTAACTATGGTGTCATTGCTGCTCCCCTTACTGCACTAATGAAGAAGGAAGCCTTTCGTTGGTCGCCGAATGCTACTGAGGCTTTCAATGCCCTCAAGATGGCTCTCACCACAACACCTGTTCTTCAGTTGCCTGATTTTAGTCAGGAATTTGTGGTGGATTGCGATGCTTCAGGGACTGGATTTGGTTCTGTTCTTCATCAAAGTCAAGGGCCAATTGCTTTCTTCAGCCGAACTGTTGCTCCTCAGCACAGGAAATTGGCAGCCTATGAGAGGGAACTCATTGGTCTTGTTCAAGCTGTCCGTCACTGGCGACCATATCTCTGGACGAGGGAATTCACTATAAGAACAGATCATTGCAGTCTTAAGTACCTTCTTGATCAGCGCCTTTCTACTATTCCTCAGCATACATGGGTGAGTAAGCTATTTGGGTACGTGTTCAAGGTTGAGTACAGACCTGGCAAGCAGAACCGTGCAGCTAATGCTTTGTCTCGCCGTGACGAGGTTTCCATGTCCCATGCTCTATCTTTGTCTCAACCTGAATTTGAGCTATTTGAGGAATTCAGAGCTGAAGCAGCTACACTTCCTGAGATTGAGGCTAAGCGCCATGAGATCGCAGATGGAACAACAGGTGCAGCTGGACCTTGGTTGATGATTTTGTCATGCATCGTGGGCGGATTTTTGTTCCATCTTCCTCTCATCTCTGGCTGCAGCTCCTGGAAACTGCTCATGGCATTGGCCACGAAGGTGTGCAGAAGACCTTGCATCGTCTTCGGGCTTCGTTCTATAATCCAGGTGCTGCTAAATTGGTTCGTGAATATGTTCAGAGCTGCCAGGTATGTCAAAGAAGTAAAACTGAGCATTTACATCCTGCTGGTCTGCTACATCCACTTGATGTCCCTTCAACCATATGGAGTGACATTGCCATGGATTTTGTGGAAG GATTACATGAAGACTACTTATGACAAGGCTCATAGGGAGGTTGAATTTGCTGTAGGAGAATGGGCATGGCTTCGTCTCCATAATCGCCACGCTGCCGGCATTACATCAGGTGGCAATCAGAAGCTAGCTCCACGTTACTATGGCCCATTTCAGGTTCTGGAGCGGGTAGGCAATGTGGCCTATCGTCTTAAATTGCCTCCCAAAGCTCGgattcatgatgttttccacgTTGTCTTTCTCAAGAAACATAATGGAGCACCACCTGTAGAGATTATGCCTCTCCCAGCTATTGCTCATGGCTGGGCATTGCCTACACCAGCTGCTGTTTCTCATGCAAAGCctaatggtcattcttgggacATTCTGGTACAATGGGTTGGCAGAGGACCTGCTGAAGCTACATGGGAAGCATTGGAGTCCTTCAAGGAGCGCTACCCAGATTTTCAGCTTGAGGACAAGCTGTTTTCCCAGGAGGGCGGAAGTGTTATGGACAAGTTCTTTGGTGCCAAGTTCAGGCGCAGGTCCAAGGACAAGAGTCCTGGTTCAGTTTAG